In Nitrospira sp., the sequence TACGGCTTGCGTGCAGTTCGTCCCCTGTGGTACTGCTCCTTCCGACCTGTGAAGTCTCCAAGGTAATCCCATAAGGGGGAATAGTGAAGCGATTGTGCGAATGCCGCTCGATGGGTGGTGGCGGATCTTACGCCGGGAGGTCTGAATGCTAGTCGAATGGATTTATCCTGTAATGATCCTCCTGGCTATTTCCATCATTATGATGATGGGGACGCTATTCATAACCCCCCATGTTTAATTTTTTCATTGCTTCGCCTTGCGCCGCGAGGTCGAAATGCGCGTATTCTGGCGTCGTTTGGACTTGGCTATGGCCCGCGAGTTTTTGCACGGCGAATAGCGGCACCCCGTTTTTCAGCGCATCCGTAATTCCACTATGTCTGAATCTGTGGCTGCTCAGTCTTATCCCCGCGCGGACGCCAATGTTGTCCAGCCGGTGGGCTAGTGCGTCCTTTGTCATTTGCTTCCCGTCCGGTCCAGGGAAGACATGCTCGCTTTCTCCCGCACAGTGCTTTGCGGACGCTAGGGTTTTGGTCAGCACGGGTGTTACTCGCAGGATCTTTTTTCGCTGCTCCTTCGGCTGTCTAAATTCCAATGTCCCCGCTTGGTAGTCCACGTCTGACCACTCTAGCCCCCGGAGTTCGGACGCCCGGCGGACTGTCGCTCTCGTCAAGGGTTTAGTGTGCCGGCACCGAGAAATAGCTAGGGCAAAATGGGCAGTCGGGATACCATGGTATGCGGCGCTAGACCAGGATAATACAGCTATTCTGGGCGTGCGTCCGGGGTGCAGCGGGCCCACTACGCCGTGGCTTGTACCCAACGAACGCGGGGGCGTTACGCTGATGTTCCCAGAGGACTACTAGTAAACTTCTAAAGACGAATAGGAGGCCCTATGGCGTTTGACGCCGCATTCCGTGCCCGGTTTATGGCAGGCCAAGCCGACGAGGCGGAGATCCTCGAAGCTATAGCCGACGGACTACGGACCGGCATGGTCTGGTCCGCCAGAGGGTACTATAGGCGCCTGGCGCAGACGATGATAGATGGCGGATGGGTCACAGCACGCGGGGACATCATCCGCCGGAGGAGTTAACCATAAGGAGTTAGTGATGTCTGATTTTAACCACAAAGATGAGCGGATCTATAAGATGTATCCCCGTGGTTTGAGCATTGCGCAAATAGCACGAAAAATCGGTACGCCCGATAATACCCTAAGTGTTCTAGTTGGATTGCAGCGAAAGGGGGTAACACATGCCCGATCAAACATACCATTAGGCGTCCTGATTTCGGTGCTAACGATTTGCTAACGATCTGTGTCGAAAACGGCGACAAATGACCCGTTCCAGTAAGAACTACACCAAACTCCACGAATCGGGGAGGGTA encodes:
- a CDS encoding tyrosine-type recombinase/integrase; its protein translation is MTRATVRRASELRGLEWSDVDYQAGTLEFRQPKEQRKKILRVTPVLTKTLASAKHCAGESEHVFPGPDGKQMTKDALAHRLDNIGVRAGIRLSSHRFRHSGITDALKNGVPLFAVQKLAGHSQVQTTPEYAHFDLAAQGEAMKKLNMGGYE